One Leptospira semungkisensis DNA segment encodes these proteins:
- a CDS encoding RNA polymerase sigma factor, which yields MASRKDFMETLYRESSGRIFDFLYKYTGNPEIASDLMQDTFLNFFKKYSDSDLNKEQALKLLYTIARNRSINHAKKFSTVKESGSDDMGHYKEEGQSFVRKAELSDLETRLMECLGDLEEGERYALVLKNIENYTLADIAEVMDISVATASRLVVKATAKLLEIAKSKQILPM from the coding sequence ATGGCGTCCCGAAAAGACTTTATGGAAACCCTTTATAGGGAATCCAGCGGGAGAATCTTTGACTTCCTGTACAAATACACTGGGAATCCAGAGATCGCCTCTGACCTAATGCAGGATACGTTTCTTAATTTTTTTAAGAAGTATTCGGATTCCGACCTGAACAAGGAACAAGCCCTTAAGCTATTATATACCATCGCGAGAAATCGATCCATCAATCACGCAAAGAAGTTTTCTACCGTGAAGGAATCCGGTTCGGACGATATGGGGCATTACAAGGAAGAAGGTCAAAGTTTTGTTCGCAAGGCAGAACTTTCCGATCTAGAAACCAGATTAATGGAATGTCTGGGTGATTTGGAAGAAGGAGAAAGATACGCTTTAGTATTAAAGAATATAGAGAATTACACGTTAGCTGATATTGCTGAAGTGATGGATATTTCCGTTGCAACTGCTTCCAGGCTTGTCGTCAAGGCGACGGCAAAGCTGTTAGAGATAGCGAAAAGCAAACAGATCTTACCGATGTAA
- a CDS encoding FecR family protein: MEDNFEEKIRKALEGEKNEYSSSIDALSNLLSKSWASPPQDLSFDQIYEKSKASKVIQFKRPLAYALSAAAAILLGAIGLFILQNPKSSSTPSDQFTISVMKIIGKGYLSSIDSEKQLALNEGEAVGRGQTLRTEAGSKLFLSVSKGEGMVLEEGTELEILRDSKQSFRLKAGTVLVHLHKNLKKEDFRIYTSSGLVEVRGTKFEIRETKAEGTVVSVLEGRVAAINTNESDRGEQVLEPGQKIRLESKGFQRSFLSAVEQKGLNQKFTELKVDEIPRNTEKSFSNKEDLFKEYQRIERVVLSNGETLEGVIVDMDESFMYLQTLKNEIKIPRDSVNEVIQLR, from the coding sequence ATGGAAGATAATTTCGAAGAAAAAATCAGGAAGGCACTCGAGGGAGAAAAGAACGAATATAGTTCTTCTATCGACGCATTGTCGAACCTGCTTTCGAAATCTTGGGCTAGTCCGCCTCAGGATCTTTCATTCGATCAGATTTACGAAAAATCCAAGGCATCTAAGGTAATTCAATTCAAGCGACCTCTGGCTTATGCACTTTCGGCCGCTGCTGCAATCTTATTAGGAGCTATCGGGCTCTTTATATTACAAAATCCTAAATCTTCTTCTACGCCTTCCGATCAATTTACGATCTCCGTCATGAAGATTATCGGAAAAGGTTATCTTTCTTCGATCGATTCCGAAAAACAATTGGCCCTGAATGAAGGCGAGGCTGTAGGACGAGGCCAGACTTTAAGAACGGAAGCCGGATCAAAGCTTTTTCTCTCTGTTTCAAAAGGAGAAGGAATGGTCTTGGAAGAAGGGACTGAACTCGAGATCCTAAGGGATTCTAAGCAATCTTTCCGTCTGAAAGCTGGAACTGTGCTGGTCCATCTCCATAAAAATCTGAAGAAGGAAGACTTCCGAATCTATACTTCTTCCGGATTGGTAGAAGTGCGGGGAACCAAGTTCGAGATCCGAGAGACGAAAGCAGAAGGCACGGTCGTTTCCGTTCTTGAGGGAAGAGTTGCCGCAATCAATACCAACGAATCCGATCGAGGGGAGCAGGTATTGGAGCCTGGGCAAAAGATCCGTTTAGAATCGAAAGGGTTTCAGCGTTCCTTCCTCTCTGCCGTGGAACAAAAAGGCCTGAATCAGAAATTTACCGAACTTAAAGTAGATGAGATCCCAAGAAATACCGAGAAATCTTTTTCAAATAAAGAAGACCTTTTTAAAGAATATCAGAGAATAGAAAGAGTAGTGCTCTCGAATGGTGAGACCCTTGAAGGGGTGATCGTGGATATGGACGAAAGTTTTATGTATTTGCAGACCCTCAAAAACGAAATAAAGATACCAAGGGATTCCGTGAACGAGGTGATTCAACTTCGATAA
- a CDS encoding HAMP domain-containing protein, with protein sequence MSEETVNPSAKTPRYKRHLANYLIDKDFQLRFFLNFSLLFIFGLLLTLGFLFWIHSTKYDKGVVFRLRQDTVKFYQKGFEVVNGEEKEKYVEKEYALPDYDHGLDLFTIQFRGIILFSTLYLFLSAAFVLVYSHKMAGPIYNIKKNLRLLLDGKDVDKIRIRSGDEFQDLADLLNELIDKKIHHHK encoded by the coding sequence ATGTCTGAAGAAACCGTAAACCCATCTGCAAAAACCCCCAGATACAAAAGGCACCTTGCGAATTATCTGATCGATAAGGATTTCCAGTTAAGATTCTTCTTAAACTTTTCCTTATTATTCATCTTCGGACTACTGTTGACTCTCGGCTTTTTATTCTGGATCCATTCCACAAAATATGATAAAGGCGTAGTGTTCCGTCTTCGTCAAGACACCGTAAAGTTTTATCAAAAAGGTTTCGAGGTCGTTAACGGAGAAGAAAAGGAAAAATACGTAGAGAAGGAATATGCACTTCCCGACTACGATCATGGTCTGGATCTGTTTACTATCCAGTTTCGAGGGATTATTCTTTTCTCTACACTCTACTTGTTCTTATCTGCGGCGTTCGTCTTGGTCTACTCGCATAAAATGGCGGGTCCAATCTATAACATAAAGAAGAATCTAAGGCTACTCTTAGACGGAAAGGATGTGGATAAGATTCGGATCCGGAGTGGGGATGAATTTCAGGATCTCGCTGACTTATTGAATGAGCTCATAGATAAAAAAATTCATCATCATAAATGA
- a CDS encoding DNA-methyltransferase gives MKNVLVPTTKHHLYHSDSRKMKELSDESVDLVLTSPPYPMVEMWDDLFKSWDKNTKKFLSKNQGNEAFESMHLQLDRVWSECYRVLKQGGILLVNIGDATRSIGGEFSLFSNHSRILQACRSLGFTSLPDILWRKQTNSPTKFMGSGMFPVGAYVTYEHEYILIFRKGALRKYSKQEVEIRRNSAFFWEERNKWFSDVWELKGERQIFKDVGASRERTAAFPLEFAYRLVNMFSIKGDTVLDPFLGTGTTSLAALLSSRNSAGYDLDSGILSIARKKLLSAAGISSKLLQIRVQSHREFVSERELIGKKLAHVNKYFDFPVVTSQEKQLSFEIVEEINEDKDSSILANYSPF, from the coding sequence ATGAAAAACGTATTGGTTCCGACGACAAAGCATCACTTATATCATTCTGATTCCCGCAAGATGAAGGAATTATCCGACGAGAGCGTGGATCTCGTTTTGACATCTCCTCCTTATCCAATGGTGGAAATGTGGGATGATCTTTTCAAGAGCTGGGATAAAAACACAAAAAAGTTTTTATCTAAAAACCAAGGCAATGAAGCATTCGAAAGTATGCATTTGCAATTGGATCGGGTCTGGTCTGAGTGCTATCGAGTTTTAAAGCAGGGAGGAATTCTCCTCGTCAATATTGGTGATGCAACTAGAAGTATCGGCGGCGAATTTTCCCTTTTTTCGAATCATTCTCGAATTCTCCAAGCTTGCCGGAGTTTGGGCTTCACTTCTCTACCTGATATTTTATGGAGAAAACAAACGAATTCTCCTACTAAATTCATGGGTTCTGGAATGTTCCCGGTTGGTGCGTACGTTACTTACGAACATGAATATATACTCATCTTCCGAAAAGGGGCCCTAAGAAAATACTCCAAGCAAGAAGTTGAAATCCGAAGAAATAGCGCCTTCTTCTGGGAAGAGAGAAATAAGTGGTTTTCCGATGTTTGGGAGCTGAAAGGGGAGAGGCAGATTTTTAAGGATGTAGGAGCTTCGCGGGAAAGGACGGCTGCTTTCCCTTTGGAATTCGCATACCGCCTGGTAAATATGTTTTCTATCAAAGGGGACACTGTTTTGGATCCGTTTTTGGGGACCGGAACTACTTCTTTGGCCGCACTTTTGAGTTCTCGAAATAGTGCAGGATATGATCTCGATTCTGGGATACTATCGATTGCGAGGAAGAAGCTGCTGAGTGCTGCTGGGATTTCGTCGAAGTTACTACAAATTCGGGTTCAAAGTCATCGCGAGTTTGTCTCCGAACGGGAGTTAATTGGGAAGAAGTTAGCTCACGTGAATAAATATTTCGATTTTCCGGTAGTGACATCCCAGGAGAAGCAATTGAGCTTCGAGATAGTAGAAGAAATTAACGAAGATAAAGACTCTTCTATCCTGGCAAATTATAGTCCGTTCTGA
- a CDS encoding FecR family protein yields the protein MNLRLTLTISAFLLSLGVNIHSVYAADEVAIVLFVVGEASGLQDGKKLSLKKNVVLKKQDEIETKEGKVDLQIGPSVVVRISPFTKVRLAELSSDNKENKSKVALVSGKIFARVDKGAKKEDFAVTSPSYNAGVRGTQFAISEETESQKQSNPEHEDSDVPNGIFVKEGEVGVTTGSGQNFPLKGNEEAVLSSQGLLKQPLEEFMREKMKILDGFKRISEENYKLLRDQRLQNQELLHHTKTTE from the coding sequence ATGAATCTGAGGCTTACTTTAACGATATCTGCATTTCTGCTCTCTTTGGGTGTTAATATACATTCTGTATATGCGGCCGATGAAGTTGCAATTGTTCTATTTGTGGTTGGTGAGGCGTCCGGACTTCAAGACGGCAAAAAGTTAAGTCTTAAAAAGAACGTTGTTTTAAAAAAGCAAGATGAAATAGAAACGAAAGAAGGGAAGGTGGATTTGCAAATTGGCCCCTCCGTAGTAGTTCGTATTTCTCCTTTTACAAAGGTTCGTCTTGCTGAACTTAGCTCTGATAATAAGGAAAATAAATCGAAGGTTGCTCTCGTTTCGGGAAAAATCTTTGCGAGAGTTGATAAAGGTGCTAAAAAAGAAGACTTCGCAGTTACTTCCCCATCGTATAACGCAGGTGTTCGCGGAACTCAGTTTGCTATAAGTGAAGAAACGGAATCTCAAAAGCAAAGCAACCCGGAACATGAAGATTCAGATGTTCCTAATGGCATCTTTGTGAAGGAAGGCGAAGTCGGAGTTACTACGGGATCTGGACAAAATTTCCCTCTGAAAGGAAATGAAGAGGCCGTTTTATCTTCCCAAGGACTTCTAAAGCAGCCTTTAGAGGAATTCATGCGGGAGAAGATGAAGATTCTCGATGGCTTTAAGCGCATCAGCGAAGAAAATTACAAATTGCTGAGAGATCAAAGACTGCAAAATCAAGAATTGTTACATCATACTAAAACTACCGAATAG
- a CDS encoding DUF1564 family protein has product MSTSVVFQKDSLEKKDKIPRYLYPSTALIPLDLWRQIPAVYKKNFSYYLGILRGRYHHLLYTHEYLGKSSLRTTFQEKGQSLIRHSYRPIEEHYQELRNIAIGHGVSVNLLIALMIFWDSCKSIRKLLRQFWKGRKPPELEILHVSRVLDIATQEVRVLSLHCPTKFYLSRGSTRWV; this is encoded by the coding sequence ATGAGTACATCCGTTGTTTTTCAAAAAGATTCGCTTGAGAAGAAGGATAAGATTCCTAGATATTTATATCCTTCTACAGCCCTGATCCCATTAGATTTATGGCGCCAGATCCCGGCAGTATATAAGAAGAATTTCTCTTACTATTTAGGCATTCTGCGGGGAAGATATCACCATCTTCTTTACACCCATGAATATTTGGGTAAGTCATCTTTGCGAACTACCTTTCAAGAAAAAGGCCAAAGCCTAATTCGGCATAGCTACCGGCCTATTGAAGAGCATTACCAAGAGTTAAGGAATATTGCAATTGGTCACGGGGTTTCGGTTAACCTTCTTATAGCGCTCATGATATTTTGGGATTCTTGCAAATCTATTCGAAAGCTTTTGAGGCAATTTTGGAAAGGACGTAAGCCCCCTGAATTGGAGATTTTACATGTTTCCAGGGTGCTGGACATAGCAACTCAAGAAGTCCGGGTTCTTTCTCTCCATTGCCCGACTAAATTCTACCTTTCGAGAGGATCTACTCGTTGGGTTTAG
- a CDS encoding ArsR/SmtB family transcription factor, whose protein sequence is MGKAGASAEAIALAPSSKGKDILLAIKALSDETRVRILRILSIAPLNVQEVTEVLRMGQSRISRHLKILTDAGFLISQREGSWVYYRPKDIEKADDFSSHLHALLLTFENNLPYSEHDLAKTKGLLKQRDLKTSKYFDDVAQNWETIQSDVLDPILYRNKILELLPEHSGRIFDLGCGPGGLIPYLLTKGQEVLGIDSSAKMIKKAESLFLNNPQVRFLESEIESLPVELANQADSVVSSMVLHHLSNPARAMKEVHSVLKEDGTFIIVDLKKHNQEIMRDNFADLWLGFEPELLTDWLEHTGFQVQSIEEVESQKYFKVLIIKAKKRGGL, encoded by the coding sequence ATGGGGAAGGCAGGAGCTTCTGCGGAAGCTATTGCTTTGGCTCCTTCGAGCAAAGGCAAGGACATACTACTTGCAATAAAAGCATTATCTGATGAAACAAGAGTTCGCATTCTTCGTATCTTATCTATTGCGCCTTTGAATGTTCAAGAAGTGACTGAAGTTTTGCGAATGGGCCAGTCTCGCATTTCGAGACACCTGAAAATTCTGACCGATGCGGGCTTCTTAATTTCGCAAAGAGAAGGCTCTTGGGTTTATTATAGACCAAAGGATATTGAAAAGGCAGACGACTTTTCTTCACATCTTCATGCTTTACTACTTACGTTTGAAAATAATCTTCCCTATTCCGAGCACGATTTAGCAAAGACAAAGGGGCTTCTGAAACAGAGGGATTTGAAGACATCCAAGTATTTTGATGATGTAGCTCAAAATTGGGAAACGATTCAAAGCGATGTTTTGGATCCGATTTTGTATAGGAATAAGATCCTAGAATTGTTGCCTGAACACTCTGGTAGGATCTTTGACCTTGGCTGTGGGCCAGGCGGACTTATCCCTTACTTATTAACAAAAGGCCAAGAAGTGTTGGGAATTGATTCTTCTGCTAAGATGATTAAGAAGGCAGAGAGTTTATTTTTGAATAACCCTCAAGTTCGTTTTTTGGAATCTGAAATCGAATCTTTACCAGTCGAGCTAGCAAATCAGGCGGATTCTGTAGTATCTTCGATGGTCCTTCACCATCTCTCTAATCCTGCTCGAGCAATGAAAGAAGTTCATTCCGTATTAAAAGAAGACGGAACATTCATTATCGTTGATCTTAAAAAACATAATCAAGAAATCATGCGGGATAATTTTGCAGACTTGTGGCTTGGTTTTGAACCCGAGCTCTTAACGGATTGGCTGGAACATACAGGTTTTCAGGTCCAATCGATAGAAGAAGTCGAATCACAGAAATACTTCAAAGTATTAATTATAAAAGCTAAGAAAAGAGGAGGACTTTAA
- the ahcY gene encoding adenosylhomocysteinase, with product MSATVQEKGLKYKVKDISLADWGREEIILAEKEMPGLMALRKEYKGKQPLKGARIAGSLHMTIQTAVLIETLTELGAEVRWSSCNIFSTQDHAAAAIAKTGVPVFAWKGETEEEYWWCVEQTLFFDGEKGPNMILDDGGDLTMYVHEKFPQLLNEIKGVSEETTTGVKGLEKLLKKGGLKIPAINVNDSVTKSKFDNLYGCRESLADGIKRATDVMLAGKVALVCGYGDVGKGSAASLRNFGARVIVTEIDPICALQAVMEGYQVLRVEDVIEFVDLVVTSTGNDDIITLEHMKAMKDGSILCNIGHFDTEIQMSRLNSESGVVKKEIKPQVDKYTFANGRSIIVLAEGRLVNLGCATGHPSFVMSCSFTNQVLAQIELWNNKYEIGVYRLPKKLDEKVAALHLEQLGVRLTTLNAKQADYIGVPVDGPYKPEHYRY from the coding sequence ATGTCCGCGACAGTTCAAGAGAAAGGTTTAAAATATAAAGTTAAGGATATCTCCCTCGCAGATTGGGGCCGCGAGGAAATCATTCTTGCTGAGAAAGAGATGCCGGGTCTGATGGCTCTTCGTAAAGAATACAAGGGCAAACAACCGCTTAAAGGTGCTCGGATCGCTGGTTCCCTTCACATGACAATCCAAACTGCAGTGTTGATTGAAACTCTTACTGAGTTAGGAGCTGAAGTTCGCTGGTCATCCTGCAATATCTTCTCCACTCAAGATCATGCTGCAGCTGCAATTGCAAAAACTGGTGTTCCTGTATTTGCATGGAAAGGTGAAACAGAAGAAGAATATTGGTGGTGTGTAGAGCAAACGCTCTTCTTCGACGGTGAGAAAGGCCCGAATATGATCCTTGATGATGGCGGAGACCTTACAATGTACGTTCATGAGAAGTTTCCTCAACTTTTGAACGAGATCAAAGGGGTTTCTGAAGAAACTACCACAGGCGTAAAAGGTTTGGAAAAGCTTCTTAAGAAGGGCGGACTAAAAATTCCGGCAATTAACGTAAACGATTCCGTCACTAAATCTAAATTTGACAACCTCTACGGATGCCGTGAGTCCTTGGCAGACGGTATCAAGCGCGCTACTGACGTTATGCTTGCTGGAAAAGTCGCTTTAGTTTGCGGTTACGGTGATGTTGGTAAGGGTTCCGCAGCTTCCCTCAGGAATTTCGGTGCTCGCGTAATCGTAACCGAGATCGATCCAATCTGCGCTCTTCAGGCTGTTATGGAAGGATACCAAGTTCTAAGAGTGGAAGATGTGATCGAGTTTGTTGATCTTGTAGTAACTTCGACAGGAAACGACGACATCATCACCCTAGAACACATGAAAGCGATGAAAGACGGATCAATCCTCTGCAATATCGGGCACTTTGACACTGAAATCCAGATGTCTAGACTGAATTCAGAATCTGGCGTAGTTAAGAAGGAAATCAAACCTCAGGTAGATAAGTACACCTTTGCGAACGGAAGATCTATTATCGTTCTCGCAGAAGGCCGTCTTGTAAACCTTGGTTGCGCTACTGGTCACCCTTCTTTCGTAATGTCTTGCTCATTCACGAACCAAGTTCTGGCTCAAATCGAGCTTTGGAACAACAAGTACGAGATTGGTGTTTATAGACTTCCTAAAAAACTGGATGAGAAGGTTGCGGCCTTACATTTAGAGCAATTAGGAGTTCGTTTAACAACATTGAACGCGAAACAAGCCGATTATATCGGAGTTCCGGTCGATGGTCCATACAAACCAGAGCATTATCGTTACTGA
- a CDS encoding indolepyruvate ferredoxin oxidoreductase subunit alpha encodes MAYVVTPPCIGCKITYCAAACPVEAFREGENYLLIDPDICIHCNDCLRECPVNAIFPEDEVPVVWKEWIGINARESKKLPIIRDLKTPLLDKQCNIREL; translated from the coding sequence GTGGCATATGTGGTAACCCCGCCCTGTATAGGATGTAAGATTACCTATTGTGCCGCGGCTTGTCCGGTCGAAGCGTTTCGGGAAGGGGAGAACTACCTCTTGATCGATCCGGATATATGCATTCATTGTAATGATTGTTTACGTGAATGTCCCGTGAACGCGATTTTTCCGGAGGATGAAGTTCCAGTAGTTTGGAAAGAATGGATCGGAATTAACGCTAGAGAATCGAAGAAATTACCGATTATTCGAGATCTGAAGACTCCTCTTTTAGATAAACAGTGCAATATTAGAGAATTATGA
- the metH gene encoding methionine synthase: protein MKNKFPTYTNPKAQELLKLLEERILVLDGAMGTMIQQYGLTESDFRDERLKDHPSALKGNNDLLVITKPEVIEEIHFKFLEAGANILETNTFSSNSISQADYHAQAYVDEINRKAVRVARSAMDRFAKKNPDHPLFLAGSIGPTTKTASLSPDVNNPAFRAVTFDELVESFYEQVRALVEEGVDILLTETNIDTLNLKAIIVAIENVFHDLQVRIPVSISVTITDASGRTLSGQTIEAFYNSIYHANPLSVGINCALGAGEMRPYIEELSRISNCYISCYPNAGLPNAFGGYDQTPEEFGNYLDDFSNQGWLNIAGGCCGTTPAHISAGAKAVQNKKPREIPAIIEKTKLSGLEPLNIDENTGFILIGERTNVTGSPKFKKLILEGNFEEAISVALQQVDAGANVIDLNFDEALLDGEASMRHFLNLIAVEPDIAKVPFMIDSSKWSVLETGLKCIQGKPIVNSISLKEGEEKFLAQARLVKMYGAAVIVMAFDEQGQAATKDDKVRICVRAYNLLVEKANFSPFDIIFDPNILTVGTGIEEHNNYAVDFIEAIKEIKLKCPGAKISGGLSNISFSFRGNNPVREAMHSAFLYHAISAGMDMAIVNAGMLAVYEEVPKDLLERVEDVLLNRRSDATERLIEFAESVKSGGKVEKKEEAWREGTVEQRLEYALVKGIVEYIDQDTEEARLKYDQPLNVIEGPLMDGMRVVGDLFGSGKMFLPQVVKSARVMKKSVAYLLPYMEEENRKRTQSSAKQKFLIATVKGDVHDIGKNIVGVVLACNNYEVIDLGVMVPCEKILEEAKLQNVDIVGLSGLITPSLDEMVHVASEMKRMGFNIPLLIGGATTSSAHTAVKISEKYDQPVVHVIDASRVVNVVGRLLNPSLKEDYIKQIKEDQKTQREIYFNTRSDRKLVSIEDARENRYVTDWNVTKVSTPNFVGVRVFDEEISLEELLPYIDWSPFFQAWELKGRYPSILENETYGKQARELFKDAQKLLEDIIPNKRYRTKGVIGIFPANSVGDDIEVYEDENRKKVKTVFHTLRQQISKEDKQEPNYCLADYIAPKDSGIADYVGGFAVTAGHGVEEFAALFDAKLDDYNSIMSKALGDRFAEAFAEYMHLKVRKEIWGYVPDENLSAEELIREKYRGIRPAAGYPASPDHTEKRTLFDLLDAERNTGITLTEHFAMWPASSVSGLYFAHPEAKYFAVAKINKDQVEDYAKRKGISVSEVERWLAPNLAYDPQEAVSKV from the coding sequence ATGAAAAACAAATTTCCCACATATACGAATCCTAAGGCCCAAGAACTTCTTAAGCTACTAGAAGAAAGAATACTAGTGCTGGATGGTGCAATGGGAACGATGATCCAGCAATACGGTTTAACGGAATCGGATTTTAGAGATGAAAGACTGAAAGATCACCCTTCTGCATTGAAAGGGAATAATGATCTATTAGTGATTACTAAACCTGAGGTAATCGAAGAGATCCATTTCAAATTCCTGGAGGCAGGAGCAAATATTCTGGAAACGAATACATTCAGCTCCAATAGCATTTCCCAGGCAGATTATCATGCTCAGGCTTATGTGGACGAGATCAATCGCAAGGCTGTTCGAGTCGCTCGCTCTGCAATGGATAGATTTGCGAAGAAGAATCCGGATCATCCTCTCTTCCTCGCGGGTTCGATCGGGCCGACTACTAAGACCGCTTCTCTTTCGCCTGATGTAAATAATCCGGCCTTTAGAGCTGTAACTTTCGATGAACTAGTCGAGTCATTCTACGAGCAAGTAAGAGCTCTTGTGGAGGAAGGAGTCGATATTCTTCTGACTGAAACAAATATCGATACTTTAAATCTCAAGGCTATCATTGTTGCGATTGAAAATGTATTTCATGATTTGCAGGTAAGAATTCCCGTCTCAATTTCTGTTACTATCACAGACGCATCCGGTAGAACTCTATCCGGACAAACGATTGAGGCCTTCTATAATTCCATCTATCATGCGAACCCTTTATCTGTAGGGATAAACTGTGCGTTAGGCGCAGGCGAAATGAGACCGTATATAGAAGAGTTATCCAGGATATCGAATTGTTATATAAGTTGTTATCCTAATGCAGGCCTACCGAATGCTTTCGGCGGATATGATCAGACTCCTGAAGAATTCGGAAACTACTTGGATGATTTTTCCAACCAAGGCTGGTTGAATATTGCAGGCGGTTGTTGTGGAACTACTCCCGCTCATATTTCTGCGGGAGCAAAAGCAGTTCAGAATAAGAAGCCGAGAGAAATTCCCGCCATTATAGAAAAAACCAAGTTATCTGGTTTAGAACCTTTGAATATAGATGAGAATACGGGATTTATTCTTATCGGTGAGAGAACGAACGTAACAGGATCTCCTAAATTTAAGAAACTGATCCTTGAAGGAAATTTTGAAGAAGCAATTTCGGTCGCGCTGCAGCAAGTGGATGCCGGAGCCAATGTGATTGATCTCAATTTCGATGAGGCTCTCTTGGATGGAGAAGCGTCTATGAGACATTTCTTAAATCTAATCGCCGTTGAGCCGGATATAGCTAAAGTCCCTTTCATGATCGACAGTTCCAAATGGTCTGTTTTGGAAACCGGATTAAAATGCATTCAAGGAAAACCGATCGTTAACTCTATCTCTTTGAAAGAAGGTGAAGAGAAATTTTTAGCGCAAGCTCGTTTGGTCAAAATGTATGGTGCTGCGGTCATCGTAATGGCGTTCGATGAGCAAGGACAAGCTGCGACCAAGGACGATAAGGTCCGTATTTGTGTTCGCGCTTACAATCTATTAGTGGAGAAAGCGAATTTCTCTCCTTTTGATATTATTTTCGATCCGAACATCTTAACTGTTGGGACAGGGATCGAAGAGCATAATAACTATGCAGTCGATTTTATAGAAGCGATCAAAGAAATAAAACTTAAATGTCCTGGTGCGAAAATCAGCGGTGGTCTAAGTAATATTTCTTTTTCCTTCAGAGGGAATAATCCAGTTCGAGAAGCGATGCACTCTGCTTTCTTATATCATGCGATCAGTGCCGGGATGGATATGGCGATCGTAAACGCTGGAATGCTTGCGGTATATGAAGAAGTTCCAAAAGACCTTTTGGAAAGAGTAGAAGATGTGCTCTTAAATCGCAGGTCGGATGCAACCGAAAGATTGATCGAATTTGCCGAGTCCGTTAAGTCCGGTGGCAAGGTTGAAAAGAAAGAAGAAGCTTGGAGAGAAGGAACAGTTGAACAGCGACTGGAATATGCTCTCGTAAAAGGAATTGTAGAATACATCGATCAAGATACGGAAGAAGCTCGATTGAAATACGATCAGCCTTTGAACGTGATCGAGGGCCCTCTTATGGATGGAATGAGAGTGGTCGGAGACTTGTTCGGTTCCGGAAAAATGTTCCTTCCTCAGGTAGTAAAGAGCGCTAGGGTAATGAAGAAATCCGTAGCGTATCTTCTTCCTTATATGGAAGAAGAAAATCGCAAACGTACTCAAAGTTCTGCAAAACAGAAATTCTTGATCGCGACTGTAAAAGGGGATGTTCACGATATCGGCAAGAATATCGTGGGAGTGGTCCTTGCTTGTAACAACTACGAGGTTATCGATCTAGGGGTTATGGTCCCTTGTGAGAAGATCTTAGAGGAAGCAAAGCTACAGAATGTTGATATCGTCGGTCTTTCCGGATTAATCACTCCTTCATTGGATGAAATGGTCCATGTTGCGTCCGAAATGAAAAGAATGGGCTTTAATATTCCTCTTCTGATCGGCGGAGCGACTACAAGTTCTGCGCATACTGCCGTTAAGATCTCCGAAAAATATGATCAGCCAGTAGTTCACGTTATTGATGCTTCTCGCGTTGTGAATGTGGTCGGTAGACTCTTAAATCCTTCATTAAAAGAAGATTATATAAAGCAGATCAAAGAAGATCAGAAAACTCAGAGAGAAATCTATTTCAATACTAGAAGCGATCGTAAATTGGTCTCTATAGAAGATGCCAGAGAAAATCGCTATGTGACAGATTGGAATGTTACCAAGGTTTCCACGCCGAATTTTGTAGGAGTAAGGGTCTTTGACGAAGAAATTTCGTTGGAAGAACTTCTTCCATACATCGATTGGTCTCCTTTCTTCCAAGCTTGGGAATTAAAAGGAAGATATCCTTCTATCCTAGAGAATGAAACTTATGGAAAGCAAGCGAGAGAGCTATTTAAAGATGCCCAAAAGTTATTGGAAGATATAATTCCAAATAAGAGGTATCGTACTAAGGGTGTAATTGGAATATTCCCCGCAAATAGCGTAGGCGATGATATCGAAGTCTATGAAGATGAGAATCGAAAAAAGGTAAAAACGGTTTTCCACACTCTTCGTCAGCAGATCAGCAAAGAAGATAAGCAAGAACCAAATTATTGCCTGGCAGACTATATAGCTCCGAAAGATAGCGGAATAGCCGACTATGTAGGTGGGTTTGCAGTTACTGCCGGCCACGGAGTAGAAGAGTTTGCTGCATTATTTGATGCTAAATTAGATGATTATAATTCCATAATGTCTAAAGCGCTCGGAGACAGGTTCGCTGAGGCGTTTGCGGAATATATGCATTTGAAAGTAAGGAAGGAAATCTGGGGTTATGTTCCGGATGAAAATCTTTCTGCCGAAGAATTGATCCGTGAAAAGTATCGCGGGATCCGTCCGGCTGCTGGTTATCCTGCGAGCCCAGATCATACTGAAAAAAGGACACTATTTGATCTATTGGATGCCGAACGTAATACCGGGATTACTCTTACTGAACACTTTGCGATGTGGCCGGCGAGTTCTGTCAGTGGGCTTTATTTTGCTCATCCAGAAGCGAAGTATTTTGCAGTGGCAAAAATCAATAAGGACCAGGTGGAAGATTACGCTAAAAGGAAAGGAATTTCCGTTTCGGAAGTGGAGCGTTGGCTGGCACCGAATTTAGCTTATGATCCCCAAGAGGCAGTTTCGAAAGTCTAA